A single Sylvia atricapilla isolate bSylAtr1 chromosome 11, bSylAtr1.pri, whole genome shotgun sequence DNA region contains:
- the LOC136366124 gene encoding protein BTG1-like, which translates to MRTEISAAAAFVTRLLRAAGGVGEEQLRRFRECLQEAMHEHYKHHWFPLVPSKGSGYRCIRINHKMDPLIGKAAGMIGLSHERLFQLLPSELTLWVDPFEVSYRIGEDGSICVLYESPQPGGKVAKQLESRTSCKEEWRIGRSSPSKSYNMMTVSS; encoded by the exons ATGAGGACCGAGATCTCCGCGGCGGCCGCCTTCGTCACCCGCCTCCTGCGGGCCGCCGGCGGGGTCGGCGAGGAGCAGCTGCGGCGCTTCCGCGAGTGCCTGCAGGAGGCGATGCACG AGCACTACAAGCACCACTGGTTCCCCCTGGTGCCCTCCAAGGGCTCCGGCTACCGCTGCATCAGAATCAACCATAAGATGGACCCCTTGATAGGAAAAGCGGCGGGGATGATCGGACTGAGCCATGAGAGACTCTTCCAGCTCTTACCCAGCGAATTAACGCTGTGGGTCGACCCCTTCGAAGTGTCCTATCGCATAGGTGAGGACGGGTCTATCTGTGTGCTGTACGAAAGCCCCCAGCCCGGGGGGAAGGTGGCCAaacagctggagagcaggacCAGCTGCAAGGAGGAGTGGAGAATTGGCAGATCCAGCCCTTCCAAGAGCTACAACATGATGACGGTTTCGAGTTAA
- the MAJIN gene encoding membrane-anchored junction protein yields MSLKPFTYPLPETRFLHAGRHVYKFKIRYGNFNSSPNLSLTESAAKESEEVIRVILGNLDDLHPFSTDHFIVFPYLSKWERVSKMKFKHENVHLVPYPYICTLYLELNPLQRNISCGKEVKKGSDELNSSKANELEFSPASLSKDCDQLSFWKPVEFSPQQKRVSSQAEGAVQLLQQMDQTGKKGNMESEGRGLSQFWRSIILPPLQHLFGGKK; encoded by the exons ATGTCGTTGAAACCATTCACTTATCCATTGCCCGAAACAAGATTTCTTCATGCTGGCAGGCATGTGTACAAATTTAAAATCCGGTATGGCAACTTCAACAG CTCTCCCAATCTCAGTCTCACTGAAAGTGCTGCCAAGGAATCAGAG GAAGTGATTCGAGTAATCCTTGGAAATCTTGATGACTTACATCCATTTTCTACAGACCACTTCATTGTCTTTCCAT ATTTGAGTAAATGGGAGCGAGTATCAAAGATGAAATTCAAACATGAGAATGTCCATCTCGTGCCTTATCCCTACATTTGTACGTTGTATCTAGAATTGAACCCATTGCAGCGAAACATATCTTGTG GTAAAGAAGTAAAGAAGGGCAGTGATGAGCTT aatTCCTCCAAAGCAAATGAGCTTGAGTTTAGCCCAGCATCCCTTAGTAAAGACTGTGACCAACTGAGTTTCT GGAAACCTGTGGAATTTTCCCCTCAACAAAAAAGAGTATCCAGTCAGGCTGAGggtgcagtgcagctgctgcagcaaatggaccaaacaggaaagaaaggaaacatgGAGTCAGAAGGAAGAGGTCTTTCACAGTTCTGGAGAAG CATCATCTTACCGCCATTACAACATCTTTTCGGTGGAAAAAAATGA